In Quercus robur chromosome 11, dhQueRobu3.1, whole genome shotgun sequence, the following proteins share a genomic window:
- the LOC126707647 gene encoding monooxygenase 2-like isoform X11, protein MEKVEDIVIVGGGIAGLTASLGLHKLGIRSLVLESWHSLRITGFAFSAWTNAWRALDAIGLGDSLRQQHKQFLWNVATSTITGDQTTAMSFKAKGKLGDHELRCVNRKLLLEALANELPSGTIRFSSKVVSIEESSFYKLVHLADGTIIKTKALIGCDGVNSVVAKWLGFKAPAFTGRATIRGWINFKSNHGFEPKLLQFMGIGFRSGFLPNDDTSIYWFFTSNEKDMEDDPAKLKQFALSKLANVPDEIKAIVENTELEYIMLSPLRYRHPWDLIWGNISKGNVCVLGDAFHPMTPDIGQGACSALEDGIVLARCLAGALLTKEQSGESTEKVDSKSEQSKKIEMGLKNYAKERRWRSIVLISTAYVVGFFQQGDGKLTTFLRDKLLAAFLSALLLKRADYDCGKLNIS, encoded by the exons ATGGAAAAAGTAGAAGACATTGTGATTGTGGGAGGTGGAATTGCTGGCCTTACAGCATCCTTAGGACTTCATAA GTTGGGTATTCGAAGCTTAGTATTGGAATCCTGGCATAGTCTAAGAATCACTGGATTTGCCTTTTCAGCATGGACAAATGCTTGGAGGGCACTAGATGCTATTGGCCTTGGTGACTCCCTTCGACAACAACATAAACAGTTTCTTTG GAATGTGGCCACCTCTACAATTACAGGAGATCAAACCACAGCCATGTCATttaaagcaaaaggaaaact TGGAGACCATGAACTTCGTTGTGTGAATAGAAAGTTGTTGTTGGAAGCCCTTGCAAATGAGCTCCCAAGTGGCACCATTAGGTTCTCTTCCAAGGTAGTTTCTATAGAGGAATCAAGCTTCTATAAGCTCGTGCATCTTGCTGATGGAACAATTATCAAGACTAAG GCATTGATTGGTTGTGATGGAGTGAATTCAGTGGTGGCAAAGTGGCTGGGATTCAAGGCACCGGCTTTCACAGGGAGAGCTACTATCAGGGGTTGGATAAATTTCAAGTCCAACCATGGGTTTGAGCCCAAGCTCTTGCAATTCATGGGGATAGGCTTTCGATCTGGTTTTCTTCCTAATGATGATACTAGCATCTATTGGTTTTTCACATCCAACG AGAAAGACATGGAAGATGACCCAGCTAAACTGAAGCAATTTGCGTTAAGCAAGTTAGCAAATGTACCAGATGAAATAAAGGCTATTGTTGAAAACACTGAACTAGAATATATTATGTTATCCCCATTAAGGTATAGACATCCCTGGGACCTTATTTGGGGAAACATCAGTAAAGGCAATGTTTGTGTGCTTGGTGATGCATTCCACCCCATGACCCCAGACATTGGCCAAGGTGCTTGTTCAGCCTTAGAAGATGGAATTGTTTTAGCAAGGTGCCTTGCTGGGGCTTTACTCACGAAAGAACAAAGTGGAGAATCAACAGAGAAAGTTGATAGCAAAAGCGAGCAATCTAAGAAAATTGAGATGGGGTTGAAGAACTATGCCAAAGAGAGGAGATGGAGAAGCATTGTTCTCATAAGTACAGCTTATGTGGTTGGTTTTTTCCAGCAGGGTGATGGGAAATTAACCACCTTCTTAAGAGACAAATTATTGGCTGCATTCCTGTCTGCGTTGCTATTGAAGAGGGCTGATTATGATTGTGGGAAGCTCAACATTTCTTGA